Proteins encoded within one genomic window of Setaria italica strain Yugu1 chromosome IV, Setaria_italica_v2.0, whole genome shotgun sequence:
- the LOC101774728 gene encoding uncharacterized protein LOC101774728 produces MAAKLRAQAPAVVALLLAAAGLLVLAATVADARPLKEEPSSSSEGDDVPTVVVESPAGDIQTVVGTAEDDGAGRNKFVMSIDMLGGIKESGPSPGAGH; encoded by the coding sequence ATGGCAGCCAAGCTCAGGGCGCAAGCACCTGCCGTCGTCGCcctgctcctcgccgcggcgggcCTGCTGGTGCTCGCGGCGACGGTCGCGGACGCCAGGCCGTTGAAGGAagagccgtcgtcgtcgtcggagggaGACGACGTGCCCACGGTGGTGGTGGAATCGCCGGCGGGCGACATCCAGACGGTGGTCGGGACGGCggaggacgacggcgccggcagAAACAAGTTCGTGATGAGCATCGACATGCTCGGCGGGATCAAGGAATCCGGCCCGAGCCCCGGCGCCGGGCACTAG